A window from Terriglobales bacterium encodes these proteins:
- the lepB gene encoding signal peptidase I: protein MSPHGSHPPAREGWLTSLQSMALTVIIALFVVTFLAQAFQIPSESMENTLLIGDYLLVDKLQFSESGSWGKVLPYAEVDRGDIIVFRYPVNPEQHFVKRVVGIPGDRVRLINKRVRVNGVFPREKYALYNRRDYDAYRDEFPVRGLASPNVESAWWSQMRDLIQGGELVVPPGQYFVLGDNRDRSLDSRYWGFVPRENIIGRPLIIYWSVASPATRPAPAPPRDGGKLINLARSAARFFANIRWGRFLQLVS from the coding sequence ATGAGTCCTCACGGCTCGCATCCACCGGCGCGCGAAGGCTGGCTGACCTCCCTTCAGTCCATGGCGTTGACCGTGATCATTGCTTTGTTCGTAGTCACCTTTCTGGCGCAGGCCTTCCAGATCCCCTCCGAATCCATGGAGAACACCCTGCTCATCGGCGATTACCTGCTGGTGGACAAGCTGCAGTTCAGCGAGTCCGGGTCGTGGGGCAAAGTGCTGCCCTACGCCGAGGTGGACCGCGGCGACATCATCGTCTTCCGCTACCCGGTGAACCCGGAGCAGCACTTCGTGAAGCGGGTGGTGGGCATCCCGGGCGACCGGGTGCGCCTCATCAACAAGCGGGTGCGGGTGAACGGGGTGTTCCCCCGCGAGAAATATGCGCTGTACAACCGGCGCGACTACGACGCCTATCGCGACGAGTTCCCGGTGCGGGGCCTGGCCTCGCCCAACGTCGAATCCGCGTGGTGGAGTCAGATGCGGGACCTGATCCAGGGCGGCGAACTGGTGGTGCCGCCGGGCCAGTACTTTGTCCTGGGCGACAATCGCGACCGCAGCCTGGACAGCCGCTACTGGGGCTTCGTGCCCCGCGAGAACATCATCGGCCGGCCCCTGATCATCTACTGGTCGGTGGCCTCGCCCGCTACGCGGCCCGCCCCGGCGCCGCCGCGGGATGGTGGTAAACTTATCAATTTGGCGCGCTCCGCCGCGCGCTTCTTCGCCAACATACGCTGGGGCCGCTTTCTGCAACTGGTGAGTTAG
- the rnc gene encoding ribonuclease III, translated as MKSEEITALEERLGHRFRDPELLVRALTHSSHAHEREPGSSARDDNEQLEFLGDAVLGFVVSQLLCERFPDFHEGQLSKLRAHLVSARHLGGVAQRLELGRFLRLGRGEERSGGRAKAALLVDALEALLAAVYLDGGLEAAHHLIRQRIFEPEIGLLQEQAGGGLATTDHKSALQELLQARALPPPRYSVVMEHGPDHRKVFTVELRIHSAEGEQVYRASASTKKEAEQNAARQGLERLQGAPDPARAEPGP; from the coding sequence ATGAAAAGCGAAGAGATCACAGCGCTCGAAGAACGGCTCGGGCACCGCTTCCGCGACCCGGAGCTGCTGGTGCGCGCGCTCACCCACAGCTCGCACGCCCATGAGCGGGAGCCCGGCTCCTCCGCTCGGGATGACAACGAGCAGCTCGAGTTCCTCGGCGACGCCGTGCTTGGCTTCGTCGTCAGCCAATTGCTTTGCGAGCGCTTCCCCGACTTTCACGAAGGGCAGCTGTCCAAGCTGCGCGCTCATCTGGTGAGCGCCCGCCACCTGGGGGGAGTCGCGCAACGGCTGGAGCTGGGACGCTTCCTTCGCCTGGGGCGCGGCGAGGAGCGCAGTGGCGGCCGCGCCAAGGCTGCCCTGCTGGTCGACGCCCTCGAGGCCCTGCTGGCGGCGGTCTATCTGGATGGCGGCCTGGAGGCCGCTCACCACCTCATCCGCCAGAGGATCTTCGAGCCCGAGATCGGACTCCTGCAAGAGCAGGCTGGCGGCGGCCTGGCCACCACCGACCACAAGTCCGCGCTGCAGGAACTGCTGCAGGCGCGAGCCCTGCCGCCTCCGCGCTACAGCGTGGTGATGGAGCACGGCCCCGATCATCGCAAGGTCTTCACCGTGGAGCTGCGCATCCATTCCGCGGAGGGCGAGCAGGTGTACCGCGCTTCAGCCTCCACCAAGAAAGAAGCCGAGCAGAATGCGGCCCGGCAAGGTCTGGAACGGTTGCAAGGCGCGCCGGATCCGGCCCGGGCAGAACCAGGTCCATGA